The DNA sequence TGGCTCCCTATGCCAGCACCACACCACCTAATCTGACCAATTACTACTGGGCAACCGCCAAGCTGAAGATGTTCCTGTGTCCTTCTGCTTCTGTTTATCCAGCTCTCTACAACAGCGGTCTGTTTGGTGCTTCTTCAGGCGGTCAGACCCTTGGTCTGATGACTTGGACCAATGGTGACAACCAGTACACTGGTGGTTATTTCGATGACGGCGTAACAGTCGAACAGTGGTATCCATTCGGTGCTACCAACTACTTCGGTTGTGCAGGTTCCGGCCATTTGAATAACGTTGCTGTTCCTGGCATTGGTGCTGCAGGTGGTTTGACTCAGTTTGAAGGCATCTTCACCGAACGCTCCAAGGTAACCCTTGGTCAGTTGGCAGTGCAGGATGGTACCAGCAACACCCTGGCATTCGGCGAAGGCGCTGGCAGCCGTGGCTGGTGGGCAACCGCTAATCTGGTCGATACCACGAGCTGCAGCTGGGCAGGTGGTTTCGTTCTGTCAACGGTTGGTGGTATGATGCGAGCCGCTCGCGATACCAATGGTAATGTTCCCGATATCCGTCGTTTCAGCTCCTATCACGCAGCTGGCGTTCAGTTCAGCTTCGCTGATGGTTCCACTCGTACTTGCCGCTTCGGCAACACTGCTAACCTGGCGGGTCGTCCTCTGGGTGCAGGTATCACTGGTGCCGTGTACTTCGCATGGAACCCTGACTGGACCGTGTTCCAGCAGTTGGGTGGCCGTCGTGATGGTCTGCAGTTCGACGCAACCGGTATCGTTGACTAACTTGTAAACCTCATAATCACGCGGTGATATTATCACCGCGTGATTTCATTCAGGAGTTGACAGTGAAGACTCTGCTGAAGATTGCTTCCTTCGTTGTCCTTTGCATCTTTGTCGCTGGCTGCTCGGGCGAACCTTCCTATCCCAAGCCTACTGGCTCTGGCACCAAGAATGTCAAGGATAATTTTGGTGGAAAGAATGCCAAGGGTGCTGCACCTGTTGGTGTATTCTAACCTGTAATCCCAATCGGAGAACAACCACATCCAGGCGATGTGGTTGTTTCGTTTTGGTTGTTCATTTTTTTTCTGGTATGATGCACTCACCTTCCGCAGTTTCAGGTGATTCATGCAGCTTGTCAAATGGTGGATTTGTCTCCTCAGTTTCAGTTGTCTGCTGGCAGTTCAGCCTGAATCTACCTCCAGTCCTGCACCGGCCATTCAACTGCCTTCTGATTTCGTCATTGAAAAAATTGCCGGGTCGCCTTTGATTAAACATCCCTTGCATGTGGCGATAGATGATCAGGGAAACTGTTATGTCACCGCGATGGCAGGCGTCAATCGCAACGGCAAGGAACTCGAAAAGGACCCGCCAAACGGCATCAAGCTGTTGAAAGATACCGATGGCGATGGCATCTACGATCAGGCAATTACCTTTGCAGACAAGATGACTTTCCCCGGCGGGGTGCTCTGGCATCACGGCGCAGTGTATGCCACTTCCTTCCCTTACTTGTGGAAACTGGTTGATAAGAATGGCGATGGCCAGGCCGATGAACGCATTCCCCTGGTGGGTAAGTTTGGATCGGTAGGCAACGGTGCCGACCTGCATGGGCCACAGTTTGGCCCGGATGGCTGGCTCTACTTCTGCGATGGCCGCAATGGACATGATTGCACTCTGGCTGATGGCAGAAAGATCAAGGGCAGGGCATCAGGCCTGTATCGCTGCAAACCTGATGGCAGCGGACTCGAACGGGTGTTTGCAGGCGGCATGGACAACCCGGTCGAAGTGGCATTTACGCCAACGGGTGAACCGCTCGTCTGCACCAATCTGATTATGAACAAGCCTCGCCATGATGGATTGCTTTTTGGCCTCGAGGGTGCTGTTTATCCTTATGATCTGGGTGCAGTGAAAGAACTGAAATGGACTGGTCAGTACATGCCCATTATGGGTGAACTCGGCTGGGTTGCGGTATCGAGTATTGTCAGGCAAACCAGTCCAGCCTGGGGCAGTGAAAATCAGGACAAGTATTTCGTAGCTGAGTTCAACACGCATCGCATCCGCAAGTTGACCATCAACAGGCAAGGTGCCAGCTTTGCCATGCAGGCGGAACCATTTCTCAGTTGCACCGACCCTGATTTTCATCCAACCCAACTCGTGCAGGTTGCCGACGGCAGCATGCTGCTGGTTGATACCGGTGGCTGGTTTCGCAATGGCTGCCCGACTTCTCTAATGGAAAAGCCTTCCATTCATGGTGGCATCTATCGCATCAGGAAAAAGAATCAATCCGCCAAGGGGAAACGGATTCCGTCACCATGGCCAAACTGCACCGTGGAAGAAGCCCGGAGCACGCTTCAGAAGAATGATGTAGCAGTGAAACTCGATGCACTCTGGTCACTGGGCCGACAACTGGCAATCAGTCCGAACGAAGAGGTTCAGCAGATTATTCGCAGCGCACTTGCAGATCAGCATATTGATGTGCTGGTACTGGCATTACGCATGGTGGGGCAATATCGCGATGTGCATGCGCTCGATAGTCTCGTTCGACTGGTAAAACATCCAGACCAGGCAGTTCGACGGGAAACTGCGACTGCACTGGGCCGTTTGAAACATGTTGATGGCGTTGCACCATTGATTCAGGCACTGGAGAATGCTGAAGATCCCTGGCTGGAACACGCCATCATTTATGCACTGATGCAAATCAACGAACCATCAGTAACCACTTCAGGATTGAAGAGTTATGCGCCGCGTGTGCAGCGAGGCGTCATGCTCGCTTTGGATCAGATGCCTGGCGAAAGGCTTACCTGGACCCATCTTTCTGAACTGATGCAAACCACCGATGCCAGACTCAGACAATCGGCTCTGGAGGTGATGGTCAAACATCCCGAATGGGTGACTGACCTGGCGGATTATGCAGAACGCAAGCTCAGTGAAAAGAGCCTGCATCGCGATGCTCCAGCCATTGCCGGCATGAAACAATTGCTGACAGCATTGGCGACTCAGGAACGCATTCAGCAACTGATGGCAGATAAGCTGGCCTGCCCGGAAGAAAGTGGACTGGTGCGAAGCATTATTCTGGATGCCATGTTGCAGGCTGATCTTGTTAGATGGCCGAAGCTGTGGAACCAGCCGCTCAATCAGTTTCTCGATAACCCCCAGTGGGATAATGAATTATTGATGCAGGGGATACTGGCTGCGGGTGCATCGAAGCAACGGCATTTTGATGCATCGCTGCGCAGGATTGCCGAGCAGGGAGATCGCCCGCTTTCTACTCGCCTGTCAGCGGCTACTATCGCATTGAAGGATGGCAAGCCGGTGGGCGATTCCCTATTCAACGAAATGATGTTGGAGCTGCACCCGGAGAGTGAACCAGCCTTGCGATTGAATGCGCTGCAAGCCCTGTCAGGCGCAAGTTTAAGCAGTTCTCAATTGAACAGATTGCTGCCTTTCATCAAACATGCTGGCCCTATGGAATTGCCTATACTGCTTACTGTCTGGGAACATCGAAGTAAAGAGATTGTATGGCCTCCGCTTCTTGAGGCGCTGCTTTCATCCCCCGGCTTGCCAGCTGTATCCCTGGATCGATTACAGACTTTGATCCAAGCAGCGCCTGCTGAATACCAAACCAAGGCGTCACTAATACTGACCAGGGGCAGACCAGACCTGGCAGCTCAGAAAACCCGGCTTAGACAGTTAGAGTCAACGTTGACTGGTGGCGATGTGCAGAAAGGCCGGGAGATTTTCTTCAGCAGCAAAGCTGTCTGTTCCACCTGTCATCGCGTGGGCAACGAAGGTGGTTTGATCGGGCCGAATCTCTCGACTATTGGCAGCATTCGCACTCGTGGCGATCTGCTCGAATCCATACTGTTCCCCAATGCTTCGCTGGCTCGTGGCTACGAAACGCTCGTGATCGTCACAAAAGAGGGGAAAACAATTACTGGCGTTCTGACGCGGGAAACGGTGGATGCACTGGTGTTGACCGACAGCCAGCGTGCGGAACATAAAGTGCTGCGGCAGGAAATTGAACAGATGACAGCTTCCAGTGTTTCCACTATGCCAGCAGGGATGGATCAGACTCTTTCTGCAGAGGAACTGCGTGATCTTCTGGCCTGGCTGGCAACGCTGAAATGACAGTAGCTGCATCTTCAATCATGGATGCCGAAGCAGTGAAAAAACTGGCTCCGGATGAAGCGAGCCTGGCTTCTGCTGTCAAGCTGCAATCAGCCCGGCACTGGAAATCGCCCGGATGTTATGATTCATACCTTTGGGGCGAATGCCAGGGAAGTGCTCTGTACCAGATCAAGGTTGAACTGGAACCCTTCAGCTACCATTGCAACTGCCCCAGTAGAAAATTCCCGTGCAAACATGTTCTGGGCCTGCTGTTGCTCGCATCCAGTGAGCCACATGTTTTCATTCAATCCGCCCCCCCTGCCTGGATGAACGATTGGCTGAATAAGCGAAAGGAATCAGCACAACGAAAGGCAGTACGACAGGAATCGAGTGAGCCAGTCGATGTGGCTGCACAGGAAAAACGTGTTGAGCAACGGCAAACGCGAGTACAGGATGGGCTGGATCGTTTTGAACTCTGGCTACATGATCTGATTCGCGGGGGGCTGGCTGGGGTGGAACAACAGGGCCAAACTCCCTGGGTCGAACAATCACGCAGGCTGGTAGATGCCCAGGCACCGGCACTGGCTGCACGAGTGCGGAAACTGGGTGATATTCCAGGCAGCCATCCGAACTGGCCTACACAATTGCTGCAGGAACTCGGCAGGATCAAACTTGGATTACAAGCCAATCGACAGCGCGAAAAGCTTCCGTCTGATCTGGTGCAGGATATTCGGCAGTGGCTGGGTTGGACGGTAGCAAGTGAAGCTGTGGAAAAGGAAGGGGAACGGATAGCAGATACCTGGATGGTGCTCGGCCAGTGGGTGGAGGAAGATGATCGGCTGACGCTGCAACGTACCTGGTGCATGGGGAAGGCGAGTGGTCAAACAGCGTTGTTGTTGCAGTTTGCTGTCGGAAGAGCAGGCTTTACCGTTACGATGCCAGTTGGAACCGAGCAGGTGGGGACGATGATTTTCTATCCCGGAGCGAGCAGACTGCGGGCATTGTGGAAACCTGATGAAGGAGTAAAACGGGCCAGCATGTCAGCTTTTCCCGGGTCTGCCAGCATCGGTCATTTTCTGCATGGGGTTGCAGAGAAGCTGGCCGCATTCCCCTGGCTGGATGTTTTCCCATGCAACCTGCAGCAGGTACAAGTACATCCACATC is a window from the Planctomycetia bacterium genome containing:
- a CDS encoding DUF1559 domain-containing protein translates to IAIIALLMALLLPAIQKVREAANKMLCASNLRQILTASHNFHNDYNRLPPGTMGGGSKNSAVYPFPMLDGPLVGILYFLLPYMEQDNLYKNFRMPTTAVDTPGAVGQNWFDNPLAPYASTTPPNLTNYYWATAKLKMFLCPSASVYPALYNSGLFGASSGGQTLGLMTWTNGDNQYTGGYFDDGVTVEQWYPFGATNYFGCAGSGHLNNVAVPGIGAAGGLTQFEGIFTERSKVTLGQLAVQDGTSNTLAFGEGAGSRGWWATANLVDTTSCSWAGGFVLSTVGGMMRAARDTNGNVPDIRRFSSYHAAGVQFSFADGSTRTCRFGNTANLAGRPLGAGITGAVYFAWNPDWTVFQQLGGRRDGLQFDATGIVD
- a CDS encoding HEAT repeat domain-containing protein — encoded protein: MQLVKWWICLLSFSCLLAVQPESTSSPAPAIQLPSDFVIEKIAGSPLIKHPLHVAIDDQGNCYVTAMAGVNRNGKELEKDPPNGIKLLKDTDGDGIYDQAITFADKMTFPGGVLWHHGAVYATSFPYLWKLVDKNGDGQADERIPLVGKFGSVGNGADLHGPQFGPDGWLYFCDGRNGHDCTLADGRKIKGRASGLYRCKPDGSGLERVFAGGMDNPVEVAFTPTGEPLVCTNLIMNKPRHDGLLFGLEGAVYPYDLGAVKELKWTGQYMPIMGELGWVAVSSIVRQTSPAWGSENQDKYFVAEFNTHRIRKLTINRQGASFAMQAEPFLSCTDPDFHPTQLVQVADGSMLLVDTGGWFRNGCPTSLMEKPSIHGGIYRIRKKNQSAKGKRIPSPWPNCTVEEARSTLQKNDVAVKLDALWSLGRQLAISPNEEVQQIIRSALADQHIDVLVLALRMVGQYRDVHALDSLVRLVKHPDQAVRRETATALGRLKHVDGVAPLIQALENAEDPWLEHAIIYALMQINEPSVTTSGLKSYAPRVQRGVMLALDQMPGERLTWTHLSELMQTTDARLRQSALEVMVKHPEWVTDLADYAERKLSEKSLHRDAPAIAGMKQLLTALATQERIQQLMADKLACPEESGLVRSIILDAMLQADLVRWPKLWNQPLNQFLDNPQWDNELLMQGILAAGASKQRHFDASLRRIAEQGDRPLSTRLSAATIALKDGKPVGDSLFNEMMLELHPESEPALRLNALQALSGASLSSSQLNRLLPFIKHAGPMELPILLTVWEHRSKEIVWPPLLEALLSSPGLPAVSLDRLQTLIQAAPAEYQTKASLILTRGRPDLAAQKTRLRQLESTLTGGDVQKGREIFFSSKAVCSTCHRVGNEGGLIGPNLSTIGSIRTRGDLLESILFPNASLARGYETLVIVTKEGKTITGVLTRETVDALVLTDSQRAEHKVLRQEIEQMTASSVSTMPAGMDQTLSAEELRDLLAWLATLK
- a CDS encoding SWIM zinc finger family protein, whose translation is MTVAASSIMDAEAVKKLAPDEASLASAVKLQSARHWKSPGCYDSYLWGECQGSALYQIKVELEPFSYHCNCPSRKFPCKHVLGLLLLASSEPHVFIQSAPPAWMNDWLNKRKESAQRKAVRQESSEPVDVAAQEKRVEQRQTRVQDGLDRFELWLHDLIRGGLAGVEQQGQTPWVEQSRRLVDAQAPALAARVRKLGDIPGSHPNWPTQLLQELGRIKLGLQANRQREKLPSDLVQDIRQWLGWTVASEAVEKEGERIADTWMVLGQWVEEDDRLTLQRTWCMGKASGQTALLLQFAVGRAGFTVTMPVGTEQVGTMIFYPGASRLRALWKPDEGVKRASMSAFPGSASIGHFLHGVAEKLAAFPWLDVFPCNLQQVQVHPHQDQWYVTDITGQSLPMTSQAGWRIMALSGGNPVGLAGEWDGNQFRPLGMFHEGRYRLLP